The nucleotide sequence aatgatactcagcatgcctcCTATTGACCTCacggcggaaaacctggcagcgaaatccgcgaggaggctaatggctgcgggggtattctcctgcagaaccttcggtcacagctcaataggaaagtggagctctggtggcacggactacatgactccgtactttaattgggagagaaggtttcgtactacaattgaagaggagggatggcacaaaggcatgaagcctggccatgggacttttcacatctatacagacggctcgaaaactccagacggagtgggagcgggtatttactgctcaaaactaggaataaggcagcctatcaaactgccagaccacagcagtattttccaagcggaagtttttgctgtggggaaggccgcggagctagcctacactagaacaagaatgAACTcagcaattaatatatacgtggatagtcaagcagcaataagctcgtattgtattaagtccaacaatgttcgacggagcagggaggccatagaaaggctagccggaaacagtggacgaccacatgaaaaggcaagtagaagctaggtggactaacctgaccacatgcaaaacagcaaaagttatgtgtagaactaacgacaaaaaaaactgacgcaattcgtacttacgctctcgcgaaaggaatgcagaactatcataggtatgctaacaggtcacaatctattggctgaacatgcgtacaagatagggattgctaacagggacaaatgcagaaaatgcagagaggatgttgaggagactttagaacaccttctgtgcgtttgttcggcattattaaaaacgcgactaagatgcctaGGAGCCCCACTATTTGAGGGTCTGgaaagacgtctcaaaagcggagctcccagccctacttagattcgccaaaagcgctgacatcctacatgatgtctactttaggtattcatagagggaccaaaaggtctatgcgtggcttattgctaACCaggctaacttaacctaacctatcttgtaaaatattaattgccgttctgGTCGACACACCTACGctctctgttacttcgcgctctttcgttcgtcgatcagcgagaatcatgtcatggcctttttgaatgatttcctcggtaaccccATCTGCCGGACGTCCTGGTCGcttctcatcaaaaacggatgttcacCCACGTTTAAATTTGTGAAACCAATTtgtaactgtggtcatagatggtgAAGCATCCCCaaagacagcatccaactttgcttttatctcctctcATTGTTtccatctaaaaacaaaaagcgaattaccgaacgacgCTGCTCCATCTTAGccaaaatcacgaaacacgtcttactcgaatagctgccaaatccaaacgaacctatcaatcagtctaagatttgttttgccgtcgtgtGATAGATGGCAGCTAACGATGcaacaccaacttccctcagatacgccctctgtcatcaaacgcGGGTACTTATTGAGCCGCCCTCGTATAATAGCGCCTTGTGATGTATAAAAAGTAAACGAAGCTCATGGCAATTTTGTTTCTCCTAAAAACTGTTGCCTTTTCTTTGCcttcttttccttttcctttttttcttgttcaattCTAAAATAAGTGTAGTCCAGCACCAAAATACTGTGTTCGATTCTAAAAATGTCACAATCAGCTGACTATTCAACACGTTAATATTAAGATACATGTGGGTCAGACAAGTCTtggaagagacccatgaaaagagaatcgactcacaccatctttttgtcgattttaaaaCTGCATTCGACTGCACGAAAAGGAGTTGTCTGTATGTCGcgttgtctgaatttggtatccccctAAACTattacggctatgcaaaatgacgtggctcaacaccagcagcgccatcagaattggaaaggacctcccGAGCCATAGaacttaacaaccgcgctgttagttccgcCTTTTCCAAACTTTATAAAACAGCGAAAGCAATGGGGCTGGTACAAAATTTTAGTCATGGTGAGCATGCATATCCAGCAAGCGAATAGGTGCTTTGATGTTTATGGAAGATAAGATAGATGCACgataatatttgaatattcttCAATGTCATTCGACAAATAGTTTGGCTTCATTTGTGGAAACACACCTCAGTTTAAATTCTACCAGGGCAACGATCCAAAACATTAAGCTCATATGGTCAGAAAGTAGCTTCTTTTTAATACCAGTAAAATATTGGATGCACCAGCCCAAAGCTCGGATATCAAtccaatacaaaatttattggcTTATTTAGAAATTAAAGTTGCAagaaaaaacactgaaaaggTGGAGCAGAACTCGTTATTTTAGAAGGATGACACAAGATACCCCAGGACTGTCAGAAATTGAGTCATCCTATGAGAAGCAGACTTTGAAGTGTTACAAATGCTCGAAGTACTCATACAAAGTACTGATtcacatttcaatttttaaacttaaagctATTAACTGCAAATGTAAAAAGactttcttgacaaactgtatttaAAGGGTGATCATATtcaaggtactttttccaatttcaTCATAGAAAGACCTacacctcaacaacgtttacaaatcgtacaatcgtattacaaaaatcgacactctgtgaaaagtgtccATCGAGCGCTCAGACCAACTTATGATatacagcgatgaggcccattttcgcCTTAACGGCTacgtcaataaataaataaatacatgaaattgccgtatttggactGAAGAACAGCCCAAAGCCATTCACCCATTCATCCATTGAAAGCAACAGTTTGGTGcgacctatgggctggaggaatcatcagctcatatttcttcaaagacgacgctggcgccaatgtaacagtgaatggcgaacgctaacacgccatgataaatgactttttgatgccggctcatcaaagctgccgtcgcagTAATAGTATGTCGCCCACTCTGGAACCGCTTTtgcattacttcagagtggcgttccatCTTTCTCATTGCAAATATGAGTGCGTCGAGGTTCCGTTTTTTACACGGAGAATTCTTTCCGCGAAACTTTTGATGATATCCTACGTTTCCTCGCTACTTAGCATCTTGccgattacattttcagtggttaAGGGATCGACTGCATTCTGCAGCGTTCGACGTTCTTGTTCCCAACGCATGCATTGGAAGCATCATATTCATCTCATATGTATGTGGGGTGTTCACGTTTCCCTTTCAATAGGTATTTCTGAAAAAAGCTGTGCTCCAATAGCATTTGGGTTGTACAAAAATTGACCTCGTCAAAGTCGCTGCTGTTCCATATGGCAACGCCTTTTACAAGCCGAGCCGTCCATCTGCCGCGTGTTTCGTTAATCCAGCATAGTCCTATCGTTTCATACCTTAGTTCGCGTGCTGCATGTTTCCTTACTCtttagttccaacaagacggcgctacttgccatacagcgcgtgaaacaatgaatttactgcgtcgttgtttcggtgtacaatttatctctcgtctcggaccagtggatcgGCCACAAAGATCGTGTGATACCACACCTTTTggccttttatttgtgggggtacgtaaagtctaaatgctttgttgataaaccagcttctatggaggcattggaagccgacattactaaagttattcacgagataccgaccgaagtcctctagcgagtcattaaaatttggtgTTTACTGATGGCCGAATggcggcgcagttgcggccaacatttgaatggGATTATCTTccgaaaataaatgtcatgactggttatacacaaaaataataaagattacccAACCAATTTGAatcatctttattttattttaatttgaaatccaATGCCTCTAAATTGTGCACCCTTAATATGCAGTAACGGAAGAACCGTTCATATTTGATTCACTGCACTTTCTTTCGCGCCCTTTTTGACTCACCGCTTTAGATTAAACTAaggttatttttaacatttcttcATATTgaaccaaatttcaaaaataaaaaaaaaatgtaatacaattcataaatttacaaaaataaacccAAAGTATTCTGTGTACTTTCAGTAAAAGTTTCATGGCTGAAAAATTCCACTAACAGCATTTCGTCTTCAAGTTTCAATAAATTCCAGTCTACATTCGTGTAGTTTAACAATAGTTATTTGACTTTTATTCATTAACAAACATCAGTATTACTACGagtacatttattatttatatttataatttatattcgagtacatacatacaatgcaagaaacagattttttaattacagaatACAAGATCTATAGAATTACGATATTTTACAGAGCTGCCGAGTActgcattaaaaatacatttaagtaCGCAAagaatattgtattgtattgggTAAGGGTACATTTGTATtacatttatataatttacATGCTAAAATAAGGGTAATATAATGAAATGTACTttcattcaattattttatagactaatattatatatgtaagtaagtttatttaatttttgcatggaGACTACTAAAATATCAacgagtgtatatgtatgtatatgtgtattgaaactaattaaaaaattacaaataattgtACATAGAATGAAGTTTTCGAAGAACCACTGGTTTTATGCCATAAACTAATCAAAGCAGCTTAAAAGTATATACATGGTTTTTTGAAGTGCACAAAGCGCATTGCGTGTTATAAACACGTGCAGTAACGTTCTTTCGTtgaagcatacttttaggcaacCCAGCGCTCCTTTGGAACGCAAAACATTtagtacaaatgtacatacaactattttacaaataaaaataatgacatATTCAGCGCGCCTCATAACAATGCCAAAATTAGTACTAAAGTATACGAGCGTAGTTATATTCACTTACAAATtcgaaaataatactttttttttgcatcaatGGCGATTTGTATCGCAAAATTTACAGGCAATATAAAcaacctttttttgttgttgcttaaaagtctaaaaactaaatgaaagtgAGCGTGAAAAATGAGACAACGAAGAAATATTTCCTGCCTAcaattacttatatatacaaacatatgtacatatatgtatatatgtatagaggTATGGTAAGAGTTGCTGAAAAACGCGCGAATTTGCGCGATTATAGATGCATACTTTCAGGCTAACTATATTAGCGctaaatttagattttgctttcgattttgcTCATTGTTCAATATTTTCCTCTTAAGTAATGTTTTGAgtggttgtgtgtgtgtgtagtgtattttgtgttaaaaaatgtgtgtttataCTTTGAAGTATATGCGACTTtgaatgcatgtgtgtataagagttggtgtgtgtgtatgtgtgtaagcgCTTTAAATTGCTAATCAGTTGTATGTGCCTTctcatttttttctcttccccATCTTCCTCATAAGAACTCTCAACGCCTTCCATTATTCAATCATATTGAATAACAGGCATGAGAATATCATGCCGAATATCTgcaatgcaaaaaaacaaataaaacaatttcctTTAATTTGGCAACACCACCTAATCACATACCATTAATATGGCCACCGCTATGGCCGTGCCGCCAATTAATGCCGCATGATCGCGTATAAAGTTTGTTGTCACATACAAACAACCCTGACTGTAGAGATTTGTGATGGTTGGAAATATGCTGCATTCTTTACGTTGACCTCCAAACAATTCCTGACAGCAAGATTCCGGTACGGGTCCATAACGATTCCAATCGTGCCAAGTGTCAACACCACAGCACTGCAGACGCTCCTGCGTTTGATCCCAAGCCATGGTGACATCACGACGGCTTCCATAGAGAGCCATGGTGGCGCGCATTTCCTACACGGCGCGAAAGAGAGGTGGATAAACGAATAGGAAATAATTAATGTTTCGTgcaaaatgcatttattttaaaaaaatattttccatttgcttactTGTCGCATCGTTTGCTGTACGCGTTCTCTGAAGACATAGCCCAGTATGCCACCGATTAGCATCGTCACAAACACCAATGCCACAATTATGAAGTACTGCAAAGCACACAAAAGAGAttaggttaaaaaaattaatttgggtatttaaagatattaaaaaatgcatcttCTGAAATTCCAGAATCTGTAAAAGCTTATTTAAATGAAAGTCTTTTGAActtcattttcgaaattatatttgaaacacatttttcaatttgatattctGATAGATCAACAACTGCTGCAATAAAGCTGACTGCActtcaataaaacaaatttacgtTTAACAACTTTTGCAGTTTACCCATGAGTAACTtcatttttctaacaaaaattaaattgttattgTAAAGCTGCTGATGAGTGTAGATACTTCCAACCCAAGAACGATTGGTTATCCATCGTGCTTCCAACCGTTCTCTCGATTTCCAGTATGCAATGGCATTACTCTGATTCTTTCTTATACATGTATATAGGtaagtatatacttatacatcaAAGCGACACTGCAGTTCCATTGAATTCAAGAGCAACCGTTAGTTTTTTTCTCTCATAGgctcatacatatttttttaaattcattttgcgAGTTTAGAGGGTGAGCGTCTGCTATTCAGGGGTAAGGCAATTAAGGGGAATTAACTAATAGGCCTCTTTTTTCACCAAACTTAGCAAGTgccgaatagatgaagcaaataAACATATGACCGCACCGCGAGAAGAGAACTGC is from Anastrepha ludens isolate Willacy chromosome 4, idAnaLude1.1, whole genome shotgun sequence and encodes:
- the LOC128860198 gene encoding CD151 antigen, translating into MGFSSRMDCCGQFVKYSLFISNLVIFIGGATVFTLTLWTLVDRSFMNELLGTNLFSGAVYVLLVTSVAICLLSFLGCVGAGKEVKCLLLTYFIIVALVFVTMLIGGILGYVFRERVQQTMRQEMRATMALYGSRRDVTMAWDQTQERLQCCGVDTWHDWNRYGPVPESCCQELFGGQRKECSIFPTITNLYSQGCLYVTTNFIRDHAALIGGTAIAVAILMIFGMIFSCLLFNMIE